A genomic segment from Chitinophaga niabensis encodes:
- a CDS encoding ankyrin repeat domain-containing protein, whose product MTQPEELRKDTPLFWSTGKGTDVWEMFCAAKAGDLPTMKSLLEKDPTLYRSEFGYRNPMSFAVRENQPAAVVFLLEHGANPISSGCPDTLLQIAKDRGFPEIQQILETAITGKAGTEGGTIMAEAIRSRDLQKVRALLDAHPEYVSGLDENSNQPIHWAVMTRQPEMIDEVLSRGADINAERADGARPLQLCNGDYGFRGWRDVPKEGNPTPREIYDHLIARGAYLDVYMAAVTGNLERVRELLDEDPTLVNGIAKYVSYYAGGGSLIKNAAIGGNVELMRLLLERGADPNLPEEGIAPQGHALHSAVLSGNMEMVQLLLDYGAHPNVPVESSADTLSAVIHNNNQPMLNLLCSYGASRSVDLLAHHGDLMTAAAVFAANPALANNPGALGSALEEGHYDLARLMLRYQPDLVKKIAVGINNKTPEKSREMTEYLFQQGMDPNHANWLCITPLHRFAERGDVTSAEIYLKHGADINAVDEEFYSTPLGYAAKYGKKEMVKFLLAKGADPSLPEEKPWAQPLAWAKRRGHIEIAALLEA is encoded by the coding sequence ATGACGCAACCCGAAGAACTCCGCAAAGATACGCCCCTCTTCTGGTCTACCGGGAAAGGTACAGATGTATGGGAAATGTTCTGCGCTGCCAAAGCAGGAGATCTCCCCACCATGAAAAGTTTACTGGAAAAAGATCCTACCCTTTACCGGAGTGAATTTGGTTACCGTAATCCCATGTCCTTTGCCGTAAGGGAAAACCAACCGGCAGCAGTGGTCTTTTTGCTGGAACACGGAGCAAATCCCATCAGTTCCGGCTGCCCTGACACCCTATTGCAGATAGCGAAAGATCGTGGCTTTCCGGAGATACAACAGATACTCGAAACAGCCATAACCGGTAAAGCAGGTACGGAAGGCGGCACCATCATGGCCGAAGCCATCCGCAGCAGGGACCTTCAGAAAGTACGTGCCTTGCTGGACGCTCATCCTGAATATGTATCCGGACTGGATGAAAACTCCAACCAGCCTATCCATTGGGCAGTTATGACACGCCAGCCGGAAATGATAGACGAAGTGTTATCCCGTGGTGCAGATATCAACGCAGAACGGGCAGACGGTGCCAGGCCATTACAACTCTGCAATGGCGACTATGGCTTTCGTGGCTGGAGGGATGTTCCCAAAGAAGGTAATCCAACGCCCCGTGAGATCTACGATCACCTCATTGCCCGCGGCGCTTACCTGGATGTTTATATGGCTGCTGTTACCGGCAACCTGGAAAGGGTACGTGAATTACTGGATGAGGACCCTACGCTTGTAAATGGCATCGCCAAATACGTAAGCTACTATGCCGGCGGGGGCTCCCTTATAAAAAATGCCGCCATCGGCGGTAATGTTGAACTCATGCGTTTATTATTGGAAAGAGGTGCTGACCCTAATCTGCCGGAAGAAGGTATTGCTCCGCAGGGCCATGCATTGCACAGCGCAGTACTCAGTGGCAATATGGAAATGGTACAACTGCTGCTGGACTATGGTGCCCATCCCAATGTGCCTGTTGAAAGTTCCGCAGATACCCTCAGCGCTGTGATCCATAACAACAACCAGCCTATGCTCAACCTGCTCTGCTCCTATGGTGCTTCCCGCTCTGTTGATCTGCTGGCGCATCATGGAGATCTTATGACGGCTGCCGCCGTATTCGCAGCCAATCCTGCACTGGCCAATAACCCAGGTGCATTGGGAAGCGCATTGGAAGAAGGGCATTATGATCTTGCCCGTTTAATGTTACGTTACCAGCCGGACCTGGTGAAAAAGATCGCTGTAGGCATAAACAACAAAACACCGGAGAAATCCCGTGAAATGACGGAATATCTCTTTCAGCAGGGCATGGACCCTAATCATGCTAACTGGCTGTGTATTACGCCTCTCCATCGTTTTGCAGAGAGAGGTGATGTAACCAGTGCAGAAATATATTTGAAACATGGCGCAGACATTAATGCAGTAGATGAAGAATTCTACTCCACACCATTAGGGTATGCTGCTAAATACGGGAAAAAGGAAATGGTGAAATTCCTGCTCGCTAAAGGAGCGGATCCCAGCCTGCCTGAAGAAAAGCCCTGGGCCCAGCCATTAGCATGGGCAAAGCGCAGGGGTCATATTGAAAT
- a CDS encoding RNA polymerase sigma-70 factor translates to MQLQIARYGNEQAFSGLFRLLYDRLLRFCMQYVYSREAAEEIVSDVFVKIWNRRKELMNISNLEVYLFVAVKNHALNHLQQYSSLRITPIDTGLSQLSGPPDPEKEMEWKEMRLQLDHEVNKLPDQCRKVFKLIKEEGFKYKDVAVILNISSRTVETQLYRAVRRLNEALSPYLPSKKKPPLLILISIIPLFF, encoded by the coding sequence TTGCAACTACAAATTGCACGTTACGGTAATGAACAGGCCTTCTCCGGTTTGTTCAGGCTATTGTATGACCGGTTGCTCCGGTTCTGCATGCAATATGTCTATTCCCGGGAGGCTGCGGAAGAAATTGTTTCCGATGTGTTTGTAAAGATCTGGAACCGCCGGAAGGAACTGATGAATATCAGCAACCTGGAAGTTTATCTTTTTGTGGCCGTTAAAAACCATGCGCTCAACCACCTGCAGCAATATTCCTCACTGCGCATTACACCCATCGATACAGGGCTTTCTCAACTGAGCGGACCTCCTGATCCTGAAAAGGAAATGGAATGGAAAGAGATGCGCCTGCAGCTGGACCATGAAGTGAATAAACTGCCTGACCAATGCCGCAAGGTATTTAAGCTGATCAAAGAAGAAGGGTTTAAATATAAAGATGTGGCAGTGATCCTGAACATCTCTTCCAGAACAGTGGAAACCCAACTGTACCGTGCCGTACGGCGTTTAAATGAAGCGCTTTCTCCCTACCTCCCCAGCAAAAAGAAACCGCCGTTATTGATCCTCATTTCCATCATTCCATTATTTTTTTAA
- a CDS encoding FecR family protein, with protein sequence MINEEQFISLAARKLAGQATAAELQELEDLLQQHEELKARYILLQQYFTESTYQSATDTEQALQRTWGKISLQQEETKSNRWKWIGAAAAVIAGIAIVAVFLWPVRTEEMKLAVLKDTAQWLNRQNGKGTRAVIELGDGSKIWLNADSRISYPEVFGKHSREVYLNGEAFFKVTGNPDRPFIVHLNNGMVKVLGTSFNVRAYDNEPVQTSVTTGKVAFIPRYENEQGTPDTFYITPDEKLIYKPTTHNIVKEATSGEDDKAWTEGRLVFRDVSLEEICLELERTFGKKIEFQSDKPRQYRMTGSFQNNNLQEILYYLTKSKSFSYSITDSTLLISE encoded by the coding sequence ATGATAAACGAAGAACAATTCATCTCACTGGCTGCCAGGAAACTGGCAGGGCAAGCCACGGCAGCAGAATTGCAGGAGCTGGAAGACCTTTTGCAACAGCATGAAGAGCTGAAAGCGCGTTATATCTTATTACAACAATATTTTACGGAATCTACTTACCAATCCGCTACAGATACAGAGCAGGCCCTGCAACGTACCTGGGGAAAGATCAGTTTGCAACAGGAGGAAACCAAAAGCAACCGCTGGAAGTGGATCGGTGCTGCAGCGGCAGTAATTGCCGGGATCGCTATTGTTGCTGTATTCCTCTGGCCGGTACGTACAGAAGAAATGAAGCTGGCGGTATTGAAAGATACGGCACAATGGCTCAACCGCCAGAATGGAAAAGGCACCAGGGCAGTGATAGAACTGGGAGATGGCAGCAAGATCTGGCTAAATGCGGACAGCCGTATCTCTTATCCTGAAGTGTTCGGCAAACATAGCAGGGAAGTATACCTGAATGGGGAAGCGTTCTTCAAGGTAACAGGTAATCCTGACCGGCCATTTATTGTACATCTGAATAATGGTATGGTAAAGGTACTGGGCACTTCATTCAATGTACGTGCCTACGATAATGAACCTGTGCAGACTTCTGTGACCACCGGCAAGGTGGCCTTTATTCCCAGGTATGAGAATGAGCAAGGTACCCCTGATACTTTTTACATCACACCGGATGAAAAGTTGATCTACAAACCCACTACACATAATATCGTAAAAGAAGCTACGTCAGGAGAAGATGATAAAGCCTGGACGGAAGGAAGGCTTGTATTCAGGGATGTTTCCCTGGAAGAGATCTGCCTTGAACTAGAAAGGACATTTGGCAAAAAGATCGAGTTTCAATCGGATAAACCACGTCAGTACCGGATGACCGGATCGTTTCAGAACAACAACTTACAGGAAATACTGTATTACCTAACTAAATCAAAATCTTTTTCATATTCCATTACTGACAGCACCCTGCTGATCAGTGAATAA